In Candidatus Krumholzibacteriia bacterium, one DNA window encodes the following:
- a CDS encoding sigma-70 family RNA polymerase sigma factor: MPSAPDRDADRHRLRLFLSGDEGTARALTAIARETVARRAFGLDPAERDDLVQESIAQLWAACTRDGFDLDSTLDGFVRTITTARCIDHFRRRRWQQELHESIPLEAEHPLDEIHRERTLEAVRKAVASLRPLCRDLIQWHFHEGQRYDQIAARTGRAASTLRVHMHRCLRQLRTTLKVEGEVS, translated from the coding sequence GTGCCTTCCGCCCCCGACCGCGATGCCGATCGCCATCGTCTCCGTCTCTTTCTTTCCGGTGACGAAGGAACCGCCCGCGCGCTGACGGCCATCGCGCGCGAGACCGTGGCGCGACGTGCCTTCGGGCTGGATCCCGCCGAGCGCGACGATCTGGTCCAGGAGTCGATCGCCCAGCTCTGGGCCGCGTGCACCCGCGACGGCTTCGACCTCGACTCGACCCTCGACGGCTTCGTGCGGACCATCACCACCGCGCGGTGCATCGACCACTTCCGGCGCCGGCGCTGGCAGCAGGAGCTGCACGAGTCGATTCCGCTCGAGGCCGAACACCCCCTCGACGAGATCCATCGCGAGCGGACGCTCGAGGCGGTGCGGAAGGCGGTCGCGTCGCTGCGACCGCTGTGCCGCGACCTCATCCAATGGCATTTCCACGAGGGACAACGCTACGATCAGATCGCCGCGCGCACGGGGCGGGCGGCGTCGACGCTGCGCGTGCACATGCACCGTTGCCTGAGGCAGTTACGCACGACACTGAAGGTAGAGGGCGAGGTCTCGTGA